The following proteins are co-located in the Nocardia bhagyanarayanae genome:
- a CDS encoding flavin-containing monooxygenase produces the protein MSTPSIIIIGAGFAGLGMALELRRAGLENFTILERAADLGGVWRENTYPGAACDVPSPLYSWSYEPKSDWPRRFSEQRDIHDYMRGVARKHDLARYIRFGTEVTDAEFDEGAGRWRISTADGAQLSADILIPAVGQLSRPALPNLPGIDTFTGVAFHSAEWNHDIDLTGKRVACIGTGASAIQYIPRIQPKVEHLTLFQRSAAWVLPKPDVEYSALHHALFKYFPPSRWAERFAIWSFFEVLALALTDIPAIKSPVIALADRHREKQVPDPELRAKLTPDYAAGCKRGLFSNEYFPTLAQPNVTVETTAIEAVTPTGIRTADGVEHPVDVIVYGTGFKGTEFLAPMNIYGLGGRKLADVWGDAGARAYLGLSVPHFPNMFMMYGPNTNVGSGSIIYMLESQARYIRQVVEYLAEHPGRFIAARAKVEQQWDDWLQRRLKDTPWNFCSSWYRNAAGRITNNWPGATVLYRWKTRTFDPSDYEEARVGA, from the coding sequence ATGTCAACGCCGTCCATCATCATCATCGGAGCCGGGTTCGCGGGGCTCGGCATGGCGCTCGAGCTGCGGCGCGCCGGGCTGGAGAACTTCACCATCCTGGAACGGGCCGCCGATCTCGGTGGGGTCTGGCGGGAGAACACCTATCCGGGCGCCGCCTGCGATGTGCCCTCACCGCTGTACTCGTGGTCCTACGAGCCCAAATCCGATTGGCCGCGGCGGTTTTCCGAGCAGCGCGACATCCACGACTACATGCGCGGCGTCGCGCGCAAGCACGACCTGGCCCGCTACATCCGCTTCGGCACCGAGGTCACCGACGCCGAATTCGACGAGGGCGCCGGCCGCTGGCGGATCAGCACCGCCGACGGCGCGCAGTTGAGCGCCGACATCCTGATCCCGGCGGTCGGCCAGCTGTCCCGGCCCGCGCTGCCCAACCTGCCCGGCATCGACACCTTCACCGGCGTGGCCTTCCACTCCGCCGAGTGGAACCACGACATCGACCTGACCGGCAAGCGGGTGGCCTGCATCGGCACCGGAGCCAGTGCGATCCAATACATTCCGCGCATCCAGCCGAAGGTCGAGCACCTCACCCTCTTTCAGCGTTCCGCGGCCTGGGTGCTGCCCAAGCCGGATGTCGAGTACAGCGCACTGCACCACGCCCTTTTCAAGTACTTTCCGCCGAGCCGGTGGGCCGAGCGGTTCGCGATCTGGTCGTTCTTCGAGGTGCTCGCGCTCGCGCTGACCGACATTCCGGCCATCAAGTCCCCGGTGATCGCGCTGGCCGACCGGCACCGCGAAAAGCAGGTCCCCGACCCGGAATTGCGCGCGAAGCTGACGCCCGATTACGCGGCGGGCTGCAAGCGCGGCCTGTTCTCCAACGAGTACTTCCCCACACTCGCCCAGCCCAACGTCACGGTGGAGACGACGGCGATCGAGGCCGTCACGCCGACCGGCATCCGCACCGCCGACGGCGTCGAGCACCCCGTCGACGTGATCGTCTACGGCACCGGTTTCAAGGGCACCGAGTTCCTCGCCCCGATGAACATCTACGGTCTGGGCGGCCGCAAGCTCGCCGATGTCTGGGGCGACGCGGGAGCCCGTGCGTACCTGGGCCTTTCGGTACCGCACTTCCCGAACATGTTCATGATGTACGGACCGAACACCAATGTCGGCTCGGGCTCGATCATCTACATGCTGGAATCGCAGGCCCGCTACATCCGGCAGGTGGTGGAGTATCTGGCCGAGCATCCTGGCCGCTTCATCGCCGCCCGCGCGAAGGTCGAACAGCAGTGGGACGACTGGCTGCAACGGCGGCTGAAGGACACCCCGTGGAACTTCTGCTCCAGCTGGTACCGCAACGCGGCGGGGCGCATCACCAACAACTGGCCCGGCGCCACGGTCCTCTACCGCTGGAAGACGAGGACTTTCGATCCGTCCGACTACGAAGAGGCTCGCGTCGGCGCCTGA
- a CDS encoding SCO5389 family protein codes for MSLDVPAALLERAERGEVDDAEFVECVRNSLPYAWEVVSRVAGELKSGTAEFADNVVPPPDEVARGQLLRALASDAIRGGLERHFGVKLAFQNCHRVAAFPIAAVGGETYRTFIGPRAQLLNQSPELRNC; via the coding sequence ATGTCCCTCGATGTTCCCGCCGCACTGCTCGAACGCGCCGAGCGTGGCGAAGTGGACGACGCCGAATTCGTCGAATGTGTCCGGAACTCGCTGCCCTACGCCTGGGAAGTCGTGAGCCGGGTGGCCGGTGAATTGAAGTCGGGCACGGCCGAATTCGCCGACAACGTGGTCCCGCCGCCGGACGAGGTGGCCCGTGGCCAGCTGCTGCGCGCCCTGGCCTCGGACGCCATCCGCGGCGGCCTGGAGCGGCACTTCGGCGTGAAGCTCGCCTTCCAGAACTGCCACCGGGTGGCGGCCTTCCCGATCGCCGCGGTGGGCGGCGAGACCTACCGCACCTTCATCGGCCCCAGGGCGCAGCTACTCAACCAGAGCCCGGAACTGCGCAACTGCTGA
- a CDS encoding LuxR C-terminal-related transcriptional regulator — MTDLGDIFEPGSPHGRTYAVLVHHPRSGLADIARYLDVTPEEAAANLEILCALQAAVRLEDAEGEPVWDAHAPESLSEAEARRRQHEINQMHAAAARLSETFRSVRRSPRGNGSVVPVFERLEMLADFEEMQTSARTSVKIIERGPYLSDIERENQQYLLKRARIGEGIRYQTLYQDTIYQDAERLRHALSTNASGAQARTLPEPPFKMIIVDDERASLVLHADERRPDPMGLRFTGSPALRLLVRTFDVLWSLAAPISVNPSADELDDRDKAILTLMGLGATDDTIARRLGMSRRTVVRRTARLLERLGASTRFQAGVQATRRGWL; from the coding sequence GTGACCGATCTGGGCGATATCTTCGAGCCGGGATCACCGCACGGGCGCACCTACGCCGTGCTGGTGCACCACCCCCGATCCGGCCTCGCCGATATCGCGCGCTACCTCGACGTGACGCCGGAAGAGGCCGCCGCCAACCTGGAAATCCTGTGCGCACTGCAGGCCGCCGTCCGGCTCGAGGATGCCGAGGGCGAACCGGTCTGGGACGCGCACGCCCCGGAATCGTTGTCCGAGGCCGAAGCCCGGCGCCGCCAGCACGAGATCAACCAGATGCACGCCGCCGCAGCACGTCTCAGCGAGACGTTCCGCTCGGTGCGACGTTCGCCGCGCGGCAACGGATCCGTGGTTCCGGTCTTCGAACGCCTGGAGATGCTGGCCGATTTCGAGGAGATGCAGACCTCGGCGCGCACGTCGGTCAAGATCATCGAACGCGGCCCCTACCTCAGCGACATCGAGCGCGAGAACCAGCAATACCTGTTGAAGCGAGCCAGGATCGGCGAGGGCATCCGCTATCAGACCCTCTACCAGGACACGATCTACCAGGACGCGGAACGACTACGGCACGCGCTGTCCACCAACGCCAGCGGCGCCCAGGCGCGCACGCTGCCGGAACCGCCGTTCAAAATGATCATCGTCGACGACGAGCGGGCCAGTCTGGTCCTGCACGCCGACGAACGCCGTCCCGACCCGATGGGTCTGCGCTTCACCGGATCTCCCGCGCTGCGCCTGCTGGTGCGCACCTTCGACGTGCTGTGGTCGCTGGCCGCGCCGATCTCGGTGAACCCGAGCGCCGACGAACTCGACGACCGCGACAAAGCGATCCTCACCCTCATGGGCCTCGGCGCCACCGACGACACGATCGCCCGCAGGCTCGGCATGTCCCGCCGCACGGTGGTCCGCCGCACCGCCCGCCTCCTGGAGCGACTTGGCGCGAGTACCCGATTCCAGGCCGGTGTACAAGCCACCCGACGCGGGTGGCTGTGA
- a CDS encoding M23 family metallopeptidase, which translates to MSQHRVGPSSITVKSLIGDDVTGRPTRHRAESSQVERVRAAAGAAVAAGALIGGVAQIAPAIANASPLAPSRDADQAADEITFKGTADIQNVAAAKQVAAPVAEPAAPAPEATPVAAPVAAPFGFGNLPPEIAGPLAQVEDILKGVHQQVAPAPAVRPVAGAISSGYGTRWGQFHYGVDFADQLGAPIHSVSNGTVIEAGPASGFGLWVRVLQDDGTTAVYGHVNDMYVTEGQRVRAGDVIASVGNRGQSTGPHLHLEIWDQSGAKIDPLPYLASKGVPMHWGPSAH; encoded by the coding sequence TTGTCGCAGCACCGGGTAGGCCCCAGTTCCATTACCGTCAAGAGCCTCATCGGCGACGACGTGACGGGTCGGCCGACGCGGCACCGCGCCGAGTCGTCGCAGGTCGAGCGAGTCCGCGCGGCCGCTGGCGCGGCCGTCGCCGCCGGCGCCCTGATCGGCGGTGTCGCCCAGATCGCCCCGGCGATCGCCAACGCCTCGCCGCTGGCGCCTTCGCGTGACGCCGACCAGGCTGCGGACGAGATCACCTTCAAGGGCACCGCCGACATCCAGAACGTCGCGGCGGCCAAGCAGGTCGCAGCCCCCGTTGCCGAGCCCGCCGCCCCCGCGCCGGAGGCGACCCCGGTGGCCGCGCCCGTCGCAGCCCCGTTCGGCTTCGGCAACCTGCCGCCCGAGATCGCGGGCCCGCTCGCCCAGGTCGAGGACATCCTCAAGGGCGTGCACCAGCAGGTCGCCCCCGCGCCCGCGGTGCGCCCGGTCGCCGGCGCGATCAGCTCCGGCTACGGCACCCGCTGGGGCCAGTTCCACTACGGCGTCGACTTCGCCGACCAGCTCGGCGCGCCGATCCACTCGGTCAGCAACGGCACCGTCATCGAGGCGGGCCCCGCCTCCGGCTTCGGCCTGTGGGTGCGGGTGCTGCAGGACGACGGCACCACCGCCGTCTACGGCCACGTCAACGACATGTACGTGACCGAGGGTCAGCGGGTCCGCGCCGGCGACGTCATCGCCTCCGTCGGCAACCGCGGCCAGTCCACCGGCCCGCACTTGCACCTGGAGATCTGGGACCAGAGCGGCGCAAAGATCGACCCGCTGCCGTACCTGGCTTCCAAGGGCGTCCCGATGCACTGGGGCCCGTCCGCCCACTGA
- a CDS encoding cation diffusion facilitator family transporter, with product MRGALREIFVPHSHDAADSIDDALEASAVGIRAVKLSLVVLGCTAVLQALVVAASGSVALAADTIHNFSDALTAVPLWIAFALGRRAATRRYTYGFGRAEDLAGLFVVAMIALSALIAGFEAVRRLIDPVPIDHLGWVALAGLIGFLGNETVALYRIRVGRRIGSAALVADGLHARTDGFTSLAVLLGAGGVALGFPLADPIVGLLITLAILAVLRTAARDVFHRLMDGVEPGLVASAERALAAEPGVEGVRSVRMRWIGHRLHADVELDVAPTITLADAHRLAHEAEHTLTHAVPKLDTALVHAYPAHTR from the coding sequence CTGCGCGGCGCGCTCCGCGAGATCTTCGTCCCGCACAGCCACGACGCCGCCGACAGCATCGATGACGCGCTCGAGGCCAGCGCGGTCGGCATCCGCGCCGTCAAGCTCAGCCTCGTGGTCCTCGGCTGCACCGCCGTACTCCAGGCGCTCGTCGTCGCGGCCTCCGGGTCGGTGGCGCTGGCCGCCGACACCATCCACAACTTCTCCGACGCGCTCACCGCGGTGCCGCTGTGGATCGCGTTCGCGCTCGGCAGGCGGGCCGCCACCCGCCGCTACACCTACGGCTTCGGCCGGGCCGAGGACCTCGCCGGGCTCTTCGTCGTCGCGATGATCGCGCTCTCCGCGCTGATCGCCGGGTTCGAGGCGGTGCGCAGGCTCATCGATCCGGTGCCGATCGACCATCTCGGTTGGGTCGCCCTGGCCGGGCTGATCGGGTTCCTCGGCAACGAGACGGTGGCGCTCTACCGCATCCGGGTCGGGCGGCGGATCGGGTCGGCGGCTCTGGTCGCGGACGGATTGCACGCGCGCACAGACGGTTTCACCTCGCTGGCCGTGCTGCTCGGCGCAGGCGGTGTGGCACTTGGCTTCCCGCTCGCCGATCCGATCGTCGGCCTGCTCATCACACTGGCCATCCTGGCCGTGCTGCGCACCGCCGCGCGGGATGTCTTCCACCGGCTCATGGACGGGGTCGAACCCGGGTTGGTGGCGAGCGCCGAGCGGGCGCTCGCGGCCGAGCCCGGCGTCGAGGGCGTGCGCAGCGTGCGCATGCGCTGGATCGGGCACCGGCTGCACGCGGACGTCGAACTGGACGTCGCGCCGACCATCACGCTGGCCGACGCGCACCGCCTCGCGCACGAGGCCGAGCACACCCTCACGCACGCCGTCCCGAAGCTCGACACCGCCTTGGTACACGCTTATCCGGCCCATACTCGTTGA
- a CDS encoding nitronate monooxygenase has translation MGETWAVIIDELRVPIVLAPMAGGPSTPELTAAVAEAGGLGVLAAGYLSAADTATRIAATRARTDAPIGVNLFAPGPPTPPAEYADYLAELAAGHELGAAKHDTDDWDAKLDLLVESPVAVVTSTFGCPTAAEVNRLHAVGSEVWVTVTSVAEAEIAVAAGADVLIAQGAEAGGHRATFVDRVADDAADPLGLLALLQLLTAAVDLPIVAAGGIATGAGIAAALAAGASAAQLGTVFLRCPEAGTNPVHRAALPSTASTMLTRAFTGRRARGLRNEFMDEHSATAPAAYPEIHYATGPLRAAARAAGNPEEVNLWAGQTQALTPELPARELVAQLAAGTKTALNAALSRRIQDC, from the coding sequence ATGGGCGAGACTTGGGCCGTGATCATCGACGAATTGCGCGTCCCGATCGTGCTCGCTCCGATGGCGGGCGGACCCTCCACCCCCGAGCTGACGGCGGCGGTCGCGGAAGCGGGCGGACTCGGGGTGCTGGCCGCCGGTTATCTCAGCGCGGCCGACACCGCCACCCGGATCGCCGCGACCCGCGCCCGCACCGACGCGCCGATCGGCGTGAACCTCTTCGCCCCCGGACCGCCCACCCCGCCCGCCGAGTACGCGGACTACCTCGCCGAGCTCGCCGCCGGACACGAACTGGGCGCGGCGAAGCACGACACCGACGACTGGGACGCCAAGCTGGACCTGCTCGTCGAGTCGCCGGTCGCGGTCGTCACCTCCACCTTCGGCTGCCCGACCGCCGCCGAGGTGAACCGGCTGCACGCGGTGGGCTCGGAGGTCTGGGTGACCGTCACCTCCGTCGCCGAGGCCGAGATCGCGGTGGCCGCGGGCGCCGACGTGCTGATCGCCCAGGGCGCCGAGGCGGGCGGGCACCGCGCCACCTTCGTCGACCGGGTGGCCGACGACGCCGCCGATCCGCTCGGCCTGCTCGCCCTGCTGCAACTGCTCACCGCCGCGGTGGACCTGCCGATCGTCGCCGCGGGCGGCATCGCGACCGGCGCGGGCATCGCCGCCGCGCTCGCCGCGGGTGCGTCCGCCGCGCAGCTCGGCACCGTCTTCCTGCGCTGCCCGGAGGCGGGCACCAACCCGGTGCACCGCGCCGCGCTGCCGAGCACCGCGTCGACCATGCTGACGCGCGCCTTCACCGGACGGCGCGCCCGCGGCCTGCGCAACGAGTTCATGGACGAGCACAGCGCGACGGCGCCCGCCGCGTATCCGGAAATCCACTACGCGACAGGGCCGTTGCGGGCCGCGGCGCGGGCCGCGGGCAACCCCGAGGAAGTGAACCTGTGGGCTGGCCAAACCCAAGCGCTGACGCCGGAGCTACCGGCCCGCGAACTGGTCGCCCAACTGGCGGCCGGTACGAAAACCGCGCTCAACGCGGCACTTTCACGGCGAATCCAGGATTGTTGA
- a CDS encoding AI-2E family transporter produces the protein MAAHPPDAEPGPEAAEPTGSEVAAREEPVAARDRARMPAWLPRALVLAFLLLGAFQLLDWAAHRLIGLFVVLFVAFFVSLAMEPAVDSLAARGMSRGLGTAVVFVLVFLFVAGFVVALGILLVETVHDLVIELPRLVDDLVDWVNRTFDQDFTLDQLRGQLTKDTDTLTGYAERAANHAWGLSATIVGGLAKLLLIALFSIYLTAGGPRLRRSLCSLLPPTRQDAVLRAWDLAIQKTGGYLYSRALLAVISAVAHGVFLAVLGVPNAIAMGVWFGVVASFVPTVGTYLAGVLPVLVALTIRPLDAVWVILFVIVYQQFQDYVLQPKLTARTVDVNPAVALLAVLAGGALLGAVGALLAIPATATVQSFVSLYLKRYEVTEDPRIDRAKAKRARRAGSEPPP, from the coding sequence GTGGCCGCCCACCCGCCCGACGCCGAGCCGGGTCCCGAGGCAGCGGAGCCCACGGGCTCCGAGGTCGCGGCGCGCGAGGAGCCGGTCGCCGCGCGAGACCGTGCCCGGATGCCCGCCTGGCTGCCGAGGGCGCTGGTGCTCGCCTTCCTGTTACTCGGCGCGTTTCAACTGCTCGACTGGGCGGCGCACCGGCTGATCGGGTTGTTCGTCGTGCTGTTCGTGGCGTTCTTCGTCTCGCTGGCGATGGAACCCGCGGTGGACAGCCTGGCCGCGCGCGGCATGTCCCGAGGGCTCGGCACCGCGGTGGTGTTCGTGCTGGTGTTCCTGTTCGTCGCGGGGTTCGTCGTCGCGCTCGGAATCCTGTTGGTGGAGACCGTCCACGACCTGGTGATCGAACTCCCGCGGCTGGTGGACGACCTGGTCGACTGGGTGAACCGCACCTTCGACCAGGACTTCACCCTGGACCAGCTGCGCGGACAACTGACCAAGGACACCGACACCCTCACCGGCTACGCCGAGCGCGCCGCCAACCACGCCTGGGGGCTGTCCGCCACGATTGTCGGCGGGCTCGCCAAACTGCTGCTGATCGCCCTGTTCAGTATCTATCTCACCGCGGGAGGGCCGAGGTTGCGGCGGTCGCTGTGCTCGCTGCTGCCGCCGACCAGGCAGGACGCCGTGCTGCGCGCCTGGGATCTCGCCATCCAGAAGACGGGCGGCTATCTCTACTCCCGCGCGCTGCTCGCGGTGATCTCCGCGGTCGCGCACGGCGTCTTCCTCGCGGTGCTCGGTGTGCCCAACGCCATCGCCATGGGCGTGTGGTTCGGCGTGGTCGCCTCGTTCGTGCCGACCGTCGGCACCTATCTCGCCGGCGTGCTTCCGGTGCTGGTCGCGCTCACGATCCGGCCGCTGGACGCGGTCTGGGTGATCCTGTTCGTCATCGTCTACCAGCAGTTCCAGGACTACGTGCTGCAACCGAAACTCACCGCGCGCACCGTGGACGTCAATCCGGCCGTCGCACTGCTCGCCGTGCTCGCGGGCGGTGCGCTGCTCGGCGCGGTGGGCGCGCTGCTCGCCATCCCGGCCACCGCGACCGTGCAGTCTTTCGTGAGTCTCTACCTGAAACGCTATGAGGTGACGGAAGATCCGCGCATCGACCGCGCGAAGGCCAAACGCGCGCGCCGTGCGGGGTCTGAACCTCCCCCCTGA
- a CDS encoding long-chain fatty acid--CoA ligase — translation MLSTMQDEPLSLATLLKYAATFQGDSTVSTWTGTGVRTMTYREMGVEAARLANALRGFGIGVGDRVGTFMWNNNEHMVAYIAVPAMGAVLHALNIRLFPEQVVYVANHAEDQVVIVDGTLVPMFAQYLPNLKTVRHVIVANGDASALQAPEGVQVHSYTELLAAQPDTFDFPVIDEKSAAAMCYTSGTTGDPKGVVYSHRSNWLHAMQVCSPMGMGFTGADYVLAIVPLFHANAWGLPYAALMSGANVLMPDRFLQPGPLLEMMADQKPTFAAAVPTIWGGVLAGLAAKPQDISHLRTAVVGGSAVPPSMMRAFQEQHGMRILHAWGMTETSPLGSVAHPPAGVTGEQEWEFRYTQGRFPASVQARLVGDDGNVVPNDGESLGELEVRGPWITGSYYSPDGAEIDPDKFDDGWLRTGDVGKISPNGYLTLVDRSKDVIKSGGEWISSVDLENAVMGHPSVAEAAVIGVPDEKWDERPLVAIVLKEGTEAKAEELRDFLADKFAKWQLPERWTFIAEVPKTSVGKFDKKRLRAQYADGDLTVTTLS, via the coding sequence ATGTTGAGCACCATGCAGGACGAGCCGCTCTCGCTCGCGACGCTGCTGAAGTACGCCGCCACCTTCCAAGGCGACAGCACCGTGTCCACCTGGACCGGCACGGGCGTGCGGACCATGACCTACCGCGAGATGGGCGTCGAGGCGGCTCGGCTGGCGAATGCGCTGCGCGGGTTCGGCATCGGCGTCGGCGACAGGGTCGGCACCTTCATGTGGAACAACAACGAGCACATGGTCGCCTACATCGCCGTGCCCGCTATGGGCGCCGTGCTGCACGCGCTCAACATCCGGCTGTTCCCCGAGCAGGTGGTCTACGTGGCCAATCACGCCGAGGACCAGGTCGTCATCGTGGACGGCACCCTGGTGCCGATGTTCGCCCAGTACCTGCCGAACCTGAAGACGGTGCGCCACGTCATCGTCGCCAACGGCGACGCGTCCGCGTTGCAGGCTCCCGAAGGTGTGCAGGTGCACTCCTACACCGAGCTGCTCGCCGCCCAGCCCGACACCTTCGACTTCCCGGTGATCGACGAAAAGTCCGCCGCCGCAATGTGTTACACCTCGGGCACCACCGGCGACCCGAAGGGCGTCGTGTACTCGCACCGCTCCAACTGGCTGCACGCCATGCAGGTCTGCTCCCCGATGGGCATGGGCTTCACCGGAGCCGACTACGTGCTCGCCATCGTGCCGCTGTTCCACGCCAACGCCTGGGGCCTGCCCTACGCGGCGCTGATGTCGGGCGCGAACGTGCTGATGCCGGACCGTTTCCTGCAGCCGGGACCGCTGCTGGAGATGATGGCCGACCAGAAGCCGACCTTCGCGGCGGCCGTCCCGACCATCTGGGGCGGCGTGCTGGCGGGTCTGGCCGCCAAGCCGCAGGACATCTCGCACCTGCGCACCGCGGTGGTCGGCGGTTCGGCGGTGCCGCCGTCGATGATGCGCGCCTTCCAGGAGCAGCACGGCATGCGCATCCTGCACGCGTGGGGCATGACCGAGACCTCGCCGCTCGGCAGCGTCGCGCACCCGCCCGCGGGCGTCACCGGCGAGCAGGAGTGGGAATTCCGTTACACCCAGGGCCGTTTCCCGGCCAGCGTGCAGGCGCGGCTGGTCGGCGACGACGGCAACGTGGTGCCCAACGACGGAGAATCGCTCGGCGAGTTGGAGGTTCGCGGTCCCTGGATCACCGGCTCCTACTACTCCCCCGACGGCGCGGAGATCGACCCGGACAAGTTCGACGACGGCTGGCTGCGCACCGGTGACGTCGGCAAGATCAGCCCGAACGGCTACCTCACGCTGGTGGACCGCTCCAAGGACGTGATCAAGTCCGGCGGTGAGTGGATCTCCTCGGTGGACCTGGAGAACGCCGTCATGGGCCACCCGTCCGTCGCCGAGGCCGCCGTCATCGGCGTGCCGGACGAGAAGTGGGACGAGCGGCCGCTTGTCGCGATCGTGCTGAAGGAAGGCACCGAGGCCAAGGCCGAGGAGCTGCGCGACTTCCTCGCCGACAAGTTCGCCAAGTGGCAGCTGCCCGAGCGGTGGACGTTCATCGCGGAGGTGCCCAAGACCAGCGTCGGCAAGTTCGACAAGAAGCGGCTGCGGGCCCAGTACGCGGATGGCGACCTGACCGTCACCACGCTCTCCTGA
- a CDS encoding ArsR/SmtB family transcription factor, whose translation MNADSEQPRLPLAEDQVGLVVEVFRMLAEPTRVQLLWALVDRELSVNDLAGAVGKPAPSVSQHLAKLRMARLVRPRRAGTTIFYSLENEHVRQLVVDAVYNAEHAGPGVPPHHRGDGAVFELPNRNRAAR comes from the coding sequence ATGAATGCAGATAGCGAGCAACCGCGGCTGCCGCTGGCCGAGGACCAGGTCGGGCTGGTCGTCGAGGTGTTCCGGATGCTGGCCGAGCCGACCCGCGTGCAGCTGCTGTGGGCGCTGGTCGATCGCGAGCTCTCGGTGAACGACCTGGCGGGCGCGGTCGGCAAGCCCGCGCCGTCGGTCTCCCAGCACCTGGCGAAGCTGCGGATGGCCCGGCTGGTGCGGCCGAGGCGGGCGGGCACCACGATCTTCTACAGCTTGGAGAACGAGCACGTCCGCCAGCTGGTGGTGGACGCGGTGTACAACGCCGAGCACGCCGGACCCGGCGTCCCGCCGCACCACCGCGGCGACGGCGCGGTGTTCGAACTGCCGAATCGGAATCGAGCGGCGCGGTGA